DNA sequence from the Salvelinus fontinalis isolate EN_2023a chromosome 33, ASM2944872v1, whole genome shotgun sequence genome:
ATTATGAAAAGATAAATCAGACTTGGAAGATCTTTATTGGGTAATGTTCCCCATTTATTTGAATAGATTGTGATGGGAAGTGTGTCTGTGAGCCTGAGGATGAAAAAATACAGTTTGGTCTCagagtagacgtaacatagtaaacttaattccgggacactcaaattagtatgccatgttacgtttggtatggttacgtaAAACAGATTGTTACATAAGGCAAAAATGAAAGTGGGGTGGATGGGTAGGCTTATAACGCAAACATCTATCAACCCAAAGGTTGCTATTTCAAATATCATCACAGACAACTTcatcattttagctaattagcaacttttcaacgatttactactttttagctactttgcaaccaTTTAGCACATTAGCTAACCattcccataaccctaaccttaaccctttaacctaactcttaaacttaaccctaaccttaacccctagcctagctaatgttagcaagctagctaatgttcgccacctagctagaattcgtaacatatcatacattttgcaaatgcgttacatattgtacattttcgCAAATTCGTAACACATTATACATTTggaaattcataacatataatatgaattgtaattcgtaacatatgaaatgggtgatggaaATCCATAAATGAATACATACATtacgaaacataacatatcataccaaaCGGAGAGTCTCTGATTCACATACAGAATAATCTGATTCACATatagaataatacgaaatgctctgagaccaggttgcagcaGAGGTcaagtactgtagtactgttacAGGATAAATAGGTATTTGTGGAGGAATGAATGCACATATGTGTCTGGACACACTGCCTGTGTGGGCTGGCAGTGGAAGCGCTCCATCTGCTCCTAGATTGTGAGGGATGAATTCTCTGTGCTCCTTTAAACCAGCAGCACAGCAGTGTTGTTGGGCATGGACACAGTGCCATGGCTGCTGCTTGGAGTGTTTGCAGTGGTGCTACCTTGAGATTGGTCCCATGTGCTAGAGTTCTCAAGGTACTGGGACATAGTTCTCCGCAATCTCCAGGATGTACAGGTTACAGAGCCCCGAATTGTCCTCACTCTGCCGTGTCTCCATGACAACTATCCTGCAGGGGGTTATTAATGTGTTAATCAAAACTATATTTacttgattgtgtgtgtgagtgtgtatcccaTGGAAGTATACAGGCACACATACCGGTCTGATCCCACTAGACGGAAGGTCTTCTTGGGGTCTGTGATCTCCTGCAGTATGTCtgggccctctcctctcctctgccagccATGACGCCACACAGCCAGCAGAGTGTTCTCAAAATAcactgaaccagacagacagacggacagatggagagaaTACGCATTAAGTCCTCCGTCTCCCAATACCCACACCCCTCAAACCTCACAATGATTTATCATGATGACCAGGCTCCTCTACTCCTCCCCTTCTTACCTACATCTTCCACATCAAAAGTGAAAGTGGTCTCGCCTTGAATTATCCGGTGGCTCCTCTGCACCCCCTCCAGGTCCACAATATGTACTGAATCTATTCAAAGgcgagagaggtacacacacacatgagccCTTCCTACACATTTCATTTTCCTCATATAGATTGATAGAGACACTGTCATTCAGGGGTTAAAACAGACTTGGTGTGTAACTAGCCTACTCTTCCTGAGGATGGTGATGTTAACAACATGACTTACTGTCAATGAGCACCAGCAGAGTGTTACAGTCCAGCTGGTTCACCTGCACTGTGTCAGGACACCGGCTCtctggaacacaaacacacagttacaACACAACTGTAAGATTGTCCAAACTAAGAACAAAGCTCACAATTCCATTGAACTGTATGTTCATAGAAACAAGCATGCTCTGGCATGTGTTCAGTTCATAGTACCTAAGCCAGTGTTGGTGAACCAAGAGGTGTTGGAGTTGAGGTTCATGTTGTCCAGTTTAATGGGCTGCTCAGGACTGGGACCCTTGTGTACCCCAATACACACTAGAGGGTACTCCTGCTGCGGTGTCACCATCATCTCAAACACATGCAGGGGACTGGGCAGGGGGAAGTCAAAGTGCTGCAGGGGACAAATACACATAGTCAGCGAAGTAGTCAGGGAAGTAGTCAGGGTCTGTCAGCTGTGACAGTAGACGTGACTACAGGGTTGTCTCTAGTAGGGAGAAAACGATTTGAAACGGTGTGAAACAGGGAACAATTATCTGAACTTATCCGATAAGTTCTTTCGCAAACTGTTTTGCTACGATGTGCCCTACTGAAAGACCCAGGAAGACAGTGGGCATCAGGATGGTGAGAAGGGATGCTGTGGGATCCTGTGTGTACTCACCTTGATGAGCATGAACTTATGCATGGGCTCGTACCACTGCAGGAGCACCACACTGGTCTCCAGGGCACAGCACAGGAACACACAGCCCTGCTGCACGTTACTGGCTGCACGGAGCAAGGGGGGGACAGAAGAGGACCTCAGCATTCTAGTAtaacagtcatttagcagacacattGATCTAAATCAACTTTGACTTCAAACCAACTCGTGTTACAAGCACAATACTACAACTAAAGTTCAGTGACTAAACCGCCTGAACCCTTTTTTTATCAAGCTAAACAGAACTTCTCAACTTGTCTTTTCTCACCCACTGAGCAGATCTTGCAGCCTTTGGTGTCCGGTATCTTACATGACACCGCAAACTTCCTGCAAATAAGAAAGAAAATGTATGTTGATACGTAATATTAACTACAGGGGGATACATTGTTATAATCAACAAACACCAGggttgtattcactaggaacgaaGCGGAAGGAAACGGGCCGAAACGGGTGGGACTACTACTGAACTTAATaagaaataagaataagaaatgcTTGTTTTGCTTTTCTGTTGGGAAAGGCTTTGCTACGGTGTTCACTGATGAATAAGACCCAGCACTAGCATATGGCAATGAGTTGTAGGGTTACCTAGGCAATAGTCTGTGGGTTGGCAAGGCCACCATTCGCTGCTCCTTTCGGGCCTGCTCACACAGCTCCTTCAGTAAGTGAGAATGGAGCTGGGATGACTTACCTGTGgacgaaaacacacacacacacacacacacacacacacacacacacacacacacacacacacacacacacacatacacatacacatacacatacacatacacatacacacacacacacacacacacatacacacacacacacacacacacacacacacacacacacacacacacacacacacacacacacacacacatatttcagtCTATTTATTTGACAGATGTTAGTGTTGTAGCATGTCTATGGCTTGCAGATCTCACCTGATATTGACATGAGGACATTACTAATTGTGTAAACCCAGCTGCACTTTCCTGGATAGAGCTGCAGGAGAGATTCGGGCAATGAGAACATTTCAAGGGTTTTCAAGTTAGGTAGAGATTACAAACAATATCAAAGCAAAATGCAATACTACAGCTATAACATCCATTTTACTGAATTGTACAGTCATACTGTAGCATGCGCTTAATTTCACTGTAGCTCTGGTTCAGGGCGTTAGGACACGTTCAACAGGGGACCAGATCTAGCCTCACTGCAGACATAGAAAGACATTAGAGCAGATTCTCACCAGCTCCATAGTGGCCTCTGAGCTGTTCAGGTTGAGGCTGTAGATCCCCTCGTCTGCTCCCAAGATCAGGTGGTGGTCTTTAGTTGTCGGATGGTCCCACGACGTTGAACAATTCACTTTCAACGGACAGCCATGGAATACTTTCTTAAAGTACACCTAGAGACGAGGTGGAGAACAGGACCCATATTCATAAACTGTTTCAGTGtaggagagctgatctaggatcagttaccCCGTGTCCATATCATCTGACTCATTATGATAAACAaaactaaactgatcctagatcagcactgctactctgagatgctttggaGACTGGTGGACAAACTTACTGGAGGTTTCTTCAGCACAGGGCTGGCACATTCAACTGGATCCTGTAATAGAAAACAGACACATACTCTAAACATGCATATTGGAATCAGTTTATCCACATTTATGCGAGCCAACAAGCGATGCGTTTTCCTGGTCCTCCTCTCAGAAGGAAAAAATGAAATGGTGTTTTAATTCCTGGTCCCATCCATACCTGGGGGGGCTGTCTCCTTCTCCTGTCTTTCTTGGGGGGCAGCTCAGGTGGTTGGAGGTCCGCTGGTCTGTCTGTTATGTGTAATGGGAAGGAAACAGGGTCTACAGGGGACACAATCATGTTGTTACTGTACATTAGAGAGCATGGAGAAGATGTGCTTCAGGGTAAATGTCATAGGTCAAAGGTCATTCActgtatatggtacagtatacaaTTCAGAAGGGACAACAGGGctatcaaatgaagatcctataaCGGTAACTGTAGGTAACAAATAGGGATAAGAGTGGAGCTGACACTCACCAGAGTTGACGTTTCGCCGGGAGCGCGGACGGGGGACGGGGCGTGTGTGGGTGGCACTAAAGGTCCGGAGGAGGGGCGAGGGGGCGTAGAGGGAGTGAAGTGTCCGGCCATGTTCGTCCTCTCCTGTCACAATCTCCTCTGAACTGGGACAAACTTTGGGCTGCGTGggcacagtggtgtaaagtacttaagtaaaaatactttaaagtactacttatgtagttttttgggggtatctgtacaatactttactatttatattttggccaacttttacttttacttcactacattcctaaaaaacGTTTTGCTCCATGCATTTTCCCTGactcccaaaagtactcgttacattttgaatgcttagcaggacaggaaaatggtccaattcacacacttatcaagagaacatccctggtcatctctactgcctctgaaatagcggactcactaaacacaaattattagtttgtaaattatgtctgagtgttggagtgtgcccttggctatctgtaaaaaaaaaaaaaaaacatgaaaatggtgctgtctcgtttgcttaatataaggaattttaaatgatttatacttttacgtttgatacttaagtatatttaaaaccaaatactttgacttttacttaagtagtattttaccgggtgacttatacttgagtcattttctattaaggtatctttacttttactcaagtatgacaatggggtactttttccaccactgcgtaGGCATATGAGGTCAAGCACTGGAAATATGACTTTTATCAACTATGCTGTAGGCTATGTCCACACCATATTCATAGACACATGGGATATGTAGAGGTAACGAATGGCCATAGTTTAGAAAATGTAGTGTTTGTTTACCTTAGGAGGGAGTGGGGGTGGGATGTCATCTAGTGGGATTGTTACACTGTTCAGGGAGAAACAGAAATAGTTCAGTGTTTCAGATTGTTGTTTTCATCCAAATCTTCAGATCTCTTTTCCCATGAAGCTCTGTTATATAGACGGgtctgttagctctgttatatagacgggtctgttagctctgttatatagacgggtctgttagctctgttatatagacgggtctgttagctctgttatatagacgggtctgttagctctgttatatagacgggtctgttagctctgttagctctgttatatagacgggtctgttagctctgttagctctgttatatagacgggtctgttagctctgttatatagacgggtctgttagctctgttatatagacgggtctgttagctctgttatatagacgggtctgttagctctgttataTAGACGGGTCTGTTAGCTCTGTTAGCTCTGTTATATAGACGGGTCTGTTAGCTCTGTTAGCTCTGTTACATAGACGGCTCTGTTAGCCCTGTTAGCTCTgttatatagacaggtctgtTAGCTCTGTTAGCTCTGTTATATAGACGGGTCTGTTAGCTATGTTAGCTCTGTTATATAGACGGGTCTGTTAGCTCTGTTAGCTCTGTTATATAGACGGgtctgttagctctgttatatagacgggtctgttagctctgttataTAAACGGCTCTGTTAGCTCTGTTATATAGACGGgtctgttagctctgttatatagacgggtctgttagctctgttatatagacgggtctgttagctctgttatatagacgggtctgttagctctgttataTAGACGGCTCTGTTATATAGACGGCTCTGTTAGCTCTgttatatagacaggtctgttagctctgttatatagacaggtctgttagctctgttatatagacgggtctgttagctctgttatatagacgggtctgttagctctgttatatagacaggtctgttagctctgttataTAGACGGGTCTGTTAGCTCTGTTAGCTCTGTTATATAGACGGGTCTGTTAGCTCTGTTAGCTCTGTTACATAGACGGCTCTGTTAGCTCTGTTAGCTctgttatatagacaggtatgttagCTCTGTTAGCTCTGTTAGCTCTGTTATATATACGGgtctgttagctctgttataTAGACGGGTCTGTTACCTCTGTTATATAGACGGCTCTGTTAGCTCTGTTATATAGATGGCTCTGTTAGCTCTGTTATATAGACGGCTCTGTTAGCTCTGTTAGCTCTGTtatatagatgggtctgttagctctgttatatagacgggtctgttagctctgttatatagatgggtctgttagctctgttatatagacgggtctgttagctctgttataTAAACGGCTCTGTTAGCTCTGTTATATAGACGGgtctgttagctctgttatatagacaggtctgttagctctgttataTAGACGGGTCTGTTAGCTCTGTTAGCTCTGTTATATAGTCGGgtctgttagctctgttatatagacgggtctgttagctctgttataTAGACGGGTCTGTTAGCTCTGTTAGCTCTGTTTATATAGACGGGTTTGTTAGCTCTGTTATATAGACGGgtctgttagctctgttatatagacgggtctgttagctctgttatatagacgggtctgttagctctgttataTAGACGGCTCTGTTATATAGACGGCTCTGTTAGCTCTGTTTTATAGACGGCTCTGTTAGCTCTGTTATATAGACGGgtctgttagctctgttatatagacaggtctgttagctctgttagctctgttatatagacgggtctgttagctctgttataTAGACGGGTCTGTTAGCTCTGTTAGCTCTGTTATATAGTCGGgtctgttagctctgttatatagacgggtctgttagctctgttataTAAACGGCTCTGTTAGCTCTGTTATATAGACGGgtctgttagctctgttatatagatgggtctgttagctctgttatatagacgggtctgttagctctgttatatagacgggtctgttagctctgttatatagacgggtctgttagctctgttatatagacgggtctgttagctctgttataTAGACGGGCCTGTTAGCTCTGTTATATAGACGGGTCTGTTAGCTCTGTTAGCTCTGTTATATAGACGGGTCGGCTGACAATGTCATGAAAATGATGTGAGCATCAATGTGTCCAGAAGGTGGGCGTTGTTATCATTCTGAATGGTCAGCT
Encoded proteins:
- the LOC129832221 gene encoding mitogen-activated protein kinase kinase kinase kinase 5-like; its protein translation is MDSQNRAALDISTRNPQEDFEILLRVGGGTYGEVYKARNKQNGELAAIKVIKMEPDEDFSVIQQEIVIVKSCKHRNIVAYYGSYIRANTLSICMEFCGGGSLQDVYHVTGPLSELQIAFVCREMLQGLDYLHGQKKIHRDIKGANILLNDQGEVKLADFGISAQITATLARRMSFIGTPYWMAPEVAAVAIKGGYNELCDVWSVGITAIELAELQPPLFDVHPLRVLFLMSKSGYQPPKLKEKAKWSSIFYNFVKAMLIRNTKKRPSASKMLTHLFLTQPCLRQDLILDLLEKLRHPEKLKPSLPSEEEDVEVVVPGSLRRIYSINRHNQAERTNSDISLEQLYTRRPVKTASPEAMVRSTVQWHTLGSTGSDKSLIRDQCMDSDDDYDDVDIPTICTRSVTIPLDDIPPPLPPKPKVCPSSEEIVTGEDEHGRTLHSLYAPSPLLRTFSATHTRPVPRPRSRRNVNSDPVSFPLHITDRPADLQPPELPPKKDRRRRQPPQDPVECASPVLKKPPVYFKKVFHGCPLKVNCSTSWDHPTTKDHHLILGADEGIYSLNLNSSEATMELLYPGKCSWVYTISNVLMSISGKSSQLHSHLLKELCEQARKEQRMVALPTHRLLPRKFAVSCKIPDTKGCKICSVASNVQQGCVFLCCALETSVVLLQWYEPMHKFMLIKHFDFPLPSPLHVFEMMVTPQQEYPLVCIGVHKGPSPEQPIKLDNMNLNSNTSWFTNTGLESRCPDTVQVNQLDCNTLLVLIDNSVHIVDLEGVQRSHRIIQGETTFTFDVEDVVYFENTLLAVWRHGWQRRGEGPDILQEITDPKKTFRLVGSDRIVVMETRQSEDNSGLCNLYILEIAENYVPVP